One window of the Labilibaculum sp. genome contains the following:
- a CDS encoding DEAD/DEAH box helicase, with protein sequence MNNKKILEKLSIQELNEMQKECAKAYTKNSDLLLVSPTGSGKTLAFLLPMLAELDAKIDAVQTLILTPARELSLQIESVFKSMGTDFKVNCCYGGHPMSTEKNNLKTPPAVLIGTPGRIADHIRRGNFDCRNIKTLILDEFDKSLELGFQKEMKEVTLALPSKIKKVLTSATNNIDIPEFTRLNSLIELDFIPNAKPIALNQKKVISVEKDKLATLFQLVCHLGNQPSLVFCNHRDAVERIGKHFLNEGIQCDVFHGGLEQDDRERALLKFRNGSHYLLIVTDLASRGLDIPEIKNVIHYQLPRVEEAFTHRNGRTARMNAEGTSYLVLAQDETPPEFIPEDIDILELADQPLPAEPEWETLYICLGKKEKINKIDLVGFFCKVGNLKKEELGKIDVLDHSSFVAVKRGMGEKLARKLKNELIKKKKVKIQVSY encoded by the coding sequence ATGAATAATAAAAAAATTTTAGAGAAGCTATCGATTCAGGAATTGAACGAGATGCAAAAAGAATGCGCAAAAGCCTATACCAAAAACAGCGATCTGCTTTTGGTATCCCCAACAGGGTCGGGAAAAACTTTAGCTTTTCTGTTACCAATGCTTGCTGAACTGGATGCTAAAATTGATGCTGTTCAGACCCTGATTTTGACTCCTGCACGAGAACTTTCTTTGCAAATAGAGAGTGTTTTTAAAAGTATGGGGACTGATTTTAAAGTGAATTGCTGCTACGGCGGGCATCCAATGTCAACCGAAAAAAATAATTTAAAAACACCACCAGCTGTACTTATCGGTACTCCAGGAAGAATTGCAGATCATATTCGAAGAGGAAATTTTGATTGTAGAAATATTAAAACTCTAATATTAGATGAGTTTGATAAATCTCTTGAATTAGGCTTTCAGAAAGAAATGAAGGAAGTTACACTAGCTCTGCCGTCTAAAATTAAAAAGGTGCTGACTTCTGCCACTAATAATATAGATATTCCGGAGTTTACCAGACTTAATTCACTCATCGAACTGGACTTTATTCCCAATGCGAAACCAATTGCTTTGAATCAAAAGAAAGTAATATCTGTAGAAAAAGACAAATTGGCAACTCTTTTTCAATTGGTTTGTCATTTGGGAAATCAGCCAAGCCTGGTTTTCTGTAATCACCGTGATGCTGTGGAACGAATTGGAAAACATTTTTTAAATGAAGGAATTCAGTGTGATGTTTTTCATGGCGGATTGGAACAGGATGATCGGGAGAGAGCTCTTCTAAAATTTCGTAATGGAAGTCATTACCTGCTAATTGTTACCGATCTTGCTTCGAGAGGATTGGATATTCCTGAAATTAAAAATGTGATTCACTACCAACTGCCAAGAGTAGAAGAAGCATTTACACATAGAAACGGACGAACAGCCAGAATGAATGCAGAAGGAACTTCCTACCTGGTGCTGGCTCAGGACGAAACACCGCCAGAATTTATCCCTGAAGACATTGATATTCTTGAACTGGCAGATCAACCATTACCAGCAGAACCAGAATGGGAAACTCTTTACATTTGTTTGGGAAAAAAAGAGAAAATAAATAAAATTGACTTGGTTGGATTCTTTTGTAAGGTAGGAAATCTGAAAAAAGAGGAATTGGGGAAAATTGATGTTCTCGATCACTCATCATTCGTTGCTGTAAAAAGAGGAATGGGAGAAAAATTGGCCCGGAAACTTAAAAACGAACTCATTAAAAAGAAGAAAGTTAAAATTCAGGTTTCCTATTAA
- a CDS encoding site-specific DNA-methyltransferase — protein sequence MQGKNLLSFYQKQKKIKELKSLLPEVFAEDQLDIQKLKIYLEADQFVDESNYGLGWFGKEKAASQVSEESTGKLVLDKSKSIQPNKTKNQFIEGDNLEALRLLQKEYTGKIKLVYIDPPYNTGNDFGYNDRFKIRSNQYLEFLNGSGIERVDSCLKNQIESGEVHTNWLNMIYPRLVLSRQLLTNNGAIAISIDESEKANVQLICNEVFGENNFVGCFIWINRSNSNTSGNLFAANHEYILLYAKCSSELKLKGELKDLSNYSNPDFDPNGDWTPDNPSAASGNSNSRFAITNPYTNEEYLPPAGRYWAFSKQRVAEWFDSGKLIFPKEEGKRFLLKKYKSELKSIFNPISSIITDIPTSKGTRELKELYPEGLPFKYPKPTDLLLTILKQLSEDEDLILDLFAGSASMPHAIFKLNEKQSSKRRFICVQNTEAVKEDSDAGRMGFSTISDLAGDRIVRAGKLYPTIDTGFRFYRIEE from the coding sequence ATGCAAGGAAAAAACCTACTCTCTTTTTATCAGAAACAAAAGAAAATAAAAGAGCTGAAAAGCCTTCTCCCGGAAGTTTTTGCAGAAGATCAATTAGATATTCAGAAGCTTAAAATTTATTTGGAAGCCGATCAGTTTGTGGATGAATCGAACTATGGTTTAGGCTGGTTTGGAAAAGAAAAGGCCGCATCACAAGTCAGTGAAGAAAGTACCGGTAAACTGGTTCTAGACAAATCAAAATCAATTCAGCCAAATAAAACAAAAAATCAGTTTATAGAAGGTGATAATTTAGAAGCCTTGCGCTTATTGCAGAAAGAATATACGGGGAAAATAAAGTTGGTTTATATCGATCCGCCGTACAATACGGGTAATGATTTTGGTTATAATGATCGCTTTAAAATCCGTTCGAATCAGTATTTGGAATTTCTGAATGGTTCTGGAATTGAACGGGTTGATTCCTGCCTTAAAAATCAGATTGAAAGTGGGGAAGTTCACACCAATTGGTTAAACATGATTTATCCGCGACTGGTTTTATCGAGGCAGCTGTTAACCAACAATGGTGCAATAGCCATTTCTATTGATGAAAGTGAAAAGGCCAACGTACAACTGATTTGCAATGAGGTTTTTGGAGAAAATAATTTTGTGGGTTGTTTCATATGGATCAATCGATCGAACTCCAATACCTCGGGCAATTTATTTGCCGCAAATCATGAATATATTTTGTTGTATGCCAAATGTTCAAGTGAATTAAAATTGAAAGGGGAACTCAAGGATTTATCCAATTATTCAAATCCTGATTTCGACCCAAATGGAGATTGGACTCCTGATAATCCCTCAGCGGCAAGTGGCAATTCCAATTCCCGTTTTGCAATTACAAATCCATATACAAATGAAGAATATTTACCGCCTGCTGGCCGATATTGGGCTTTTTCGAAACAGCGCGTTGCAGAATGGTTCGATTCAGGAAAGTTGATCTTTCCCAAAGAAGAAGGCAAGCGCTTTTTATTAAAAAAGTACAAGTCGGAGCTGAAGAGTATTTTCAATCCCATTTCATCGATTATAACCGATATTCCTACTAGTAAAGGAACTCGGGAATTGAAAGAATTATATCCCGAAGGCTTGCCCTTTAAATATCCAAAACCAACTGATTTACTGCTTACGATATTAAAGCAATTAAGCGAAGATGAGGATTTGATTTTAGATCTTTTTGCCGGCTCGGCGTCAATGCCTCATGCTATTTTCAAATTAAACGAAAAGCAGTCATCTAAACGCCGTTTTATTTGTGTTCAGAATACCGAAGCGGTAAAGGAGGATTCGGATGCTGGCAGAATGGGTTTTTCTACCATCTCAGATCTGGCGGGAGATCGAATAGTAAGAGCCGGAAAGTTGTATCCTACAATTGATACAGGGTTCCGATTTTATAGAATTGAGGAATAA
- the tdh gene encoding L-threonine 3-dehydrogenase has protein sequence MKALVKSKAEKGLWMEEVDVPKVGVNDVLVKIRKTAICGTDLHIYKWDEWAQNTIKPGMIIGHEYVGEVAEIGAGVTGFKIGDRVTGEGHIACGHCRNCRRGRKHVCENTVGIGVNIDGIFAEYAAIPSSNLMKMSNKISDELLAIMDPFGNATHTTLSWPIIGEDVLVTGAGLIGSMCVAIAKFAGARYVVATETNPYRIELAKKMGADRVINPLTESLDDAIKELGMIGFDIGLECSGAPAAFGDMVSHMYNSGKISLLGILPAQTKVNWNDIIFKGLQLKGIYGREMYETWYQMEQMLMSGLDLSPMISHRFKASEFQKGFDIMEEGNCGKVILDWE, from the coding sequence ATGAAGGCTCTTGTAAAGTCCAAAGCAGAAAAAGGCTTGTGGATGGAAGAAGTTGATGTTCCTAAAGTAGGAGTAAACGATGTTCTTGTAAAAATTAGAAAAACAGCTATTTGCGGTACCGATCTTCACATTTATAAATGGGATGAATGGGCACAGAATACCATTAAACCGGGAATGATTATAGGGCACGAGTATGTTGGAGAGGTAGCTGAAATTGGAGCCGGTGTTACTGGTTTTAAAATTGGCGATCGTGTAACAGGCGAAGGGCATATTGCATGCGGACATTGCAGAAATTGTAGACGTGGACGTAAACATGTGTGTGAAAACACTGTTGGGATCGGTGTAAACATAGATGGTATTTTTGCCGAATACGCAGCCATTCCTTCATCAAATCTGATGAAAATGAGTAATAAGATTAGTGATGAGCTTTTGGCGATCATGGATCCATTTGGAAATGCAACACACACCACCCTTTCGTGGCCAATAATAGGAGAAGATGTATTGGTTACAGGTGCTGGATTAATTGGAAGTATGTGTGTGGCAATTGCAAAATTTGCAGGTGCAAGATATGTTGTGGCAACAGAAACGAATCCTTACAGAATAGAGTTGGCCAAGAAAATGGGGGCCGATCGTGTTATTAATCCTTTAACAGAGAGTCTTGACGACGCAATTAAGGAATTGGGAATGATTGGATTTGATATAGGATTGGAGTGTTCAGGTGCACCAGCGGCTTTTGGCGATATGGTTTCGCATATGTACAACTCAGGTAAGATTTCTTTATTGGGTATTTTGCCTGCGCAAACAAAGGTGAATTGGAACGATATCATTTTTAAAGGACTTCAGTTAAAAGGAATTTACGGACGTGAAATGTACGAAACGTGGTACCAGATGGAGCAGATGTTGATGAGCGGATTGGATTTGTCTCCAATGATTTCTCACCGATTTAAAGCTTCTGAATTCCAAAAAGGATTCGATATCATGGAAGAAGGAAATTGTGGGAAAGTGATTCTCGATTGGGAATAA
- a CDS encoding BT0820 family HAD-type phosphatase, whose product MIIAVDFDGTIVQHKYPEIGNEIPFAIESLMALQKEGHQIILWTYRTEENLFEAVDFCEKRGLEFYAVNSNYPEEEFDDTISRKIYADLYIDDRNFGGLPEWEHIFRSISTQNSVLVKESKTKKMFIRLLDKIFGD is encoded by the coding sequence ATGATTATTGCAGTAGATTTTGACGGCACAATTGTACAACACAAATACCCTGAAATAGGGAATGAGATTCCTTTTGCTATTGAAAGTCTGATGGCTTTGCAGAAGGAAGGTCATCAAATTATTTTATGGACGTACAGAACGGAAGAAAATCTCTTTGAAGCGGTTGATTTTTGCGAAAAAAGAGGCTTGGAATTCTATGCTGTGAACAGCAATTATCCTGAAGAGGAATTTGATGACACCATCAGTCGCAAAATTTATGCTGATTTATACATTGATGACCGCAATTTTGGTGGATTACCGGAATGGGAACACATATTCAGAAGTATTTCCACACAAAATTCAGTTTTGGTTAAAGAATCCAAAACAAAAAAAATGTTCATTCGTCTGCTCGATAAAATTTTTGGTGATTAA
- a CDS encoding polysaccharide biosynthesis/export family protein — translation MNKKYLFLMSLILVMSIISCRSKKDLVYLQDTGAEILAGEFTTNVPEYRIKTNDNLFVSIKSLNPEVNQLYNPAQSVGGIGGSQQLYSQQSDQYLNGYQVDSNGNISLPILGSVGIAGLTQAEAQAKVQERADEYLKDASVKVKLLNYKVSVMGEVTKPGVYYNYNSSLTVLEAISMANGITEYAKIDRVLVMRTSEKQSETFRLDLTKKDFLKSKAFFLQPNDVVYVEPHRIKNTNMNSAVYSLLLSTVSTAVLITSLIITNN, via the coding sequence ATGAATAAAAAATATTTATTTCTGATGAGCCTCATTTTAGTAATGAGTATCATTTCCTGTCGATCAAAAAAAGATTTGGTTTACCTGCAGGACACCGGTGCTGAGATATTGGCAGGCGAATTTACAACAAATGTTCCCGAGTATCGGATCAAAACAAACGACAATCTTTTTGTGAGTATTAAATCCTTAAATCCTGAGGTGAATCAATTGTATAATCCCGCCCAAAGCGTTGGCGGAATAGGAGGCTCTCAGCAATTATACAGCCAGCAATCCGATCAGTATTTAAATGGTTATCAGGTAGATTCAAATGGAAATATCTCCTTGCCTATTCTGGGTTCGGTCGGAATTGCAGGACTTACTCAGGCCGAGGCTCAAGCCAAGGTTCAGGAGAGGGCCGACGAATACTTAAAGGATGCCAGTGTTAAAGTAAAACTCTTAAATTACAAAGTAAGTGTAATGGGGGAAGTCACGAAACCAGGTGTTTACTACAATTACAATAGCAGCCTAACTGTGCTGGAAGCCATTAGTATGGCCAATGGAATAACTGAATATGCAAAAATTGACCGCGTTTTGGTGATGCGAACCTCTGAGAAACAAAGCGAAACGTTTCGCTTGGATTTAACAAAGAAAGATTTTCTAAAATCGAAGGCATTTTTTCTACAGCCTAATGATGTTGTGTATGTGGAGCCTCACAGAATTAAAAATACGAATATGAATTCGGCCGTTTACAGTCTTTTACTGTCAACAGTATCAACAGCTGTATTGATTACCAGTTTAATAATAACCAACAACTAA
- a CDS encoding MFS transporter: protein MNSEEKTIKERFSRAFWVANSVELLERAAYYGVFIVITIYLSRILSFSDVEAALISGLFSGGLYLLPTFSGALADKMGFKNALLLAFSLLSIGYAGLAVFPTLLESAGLVEYSKITVFTGLEHSSHKWFIIPIIVLIMIGGSFIKSVITGTVAKETTVANRARGFSIFYTMVNIGAFSGKTIVKPLREAMGNEGLITLNYFSAGATLLGLVAVYFFFKTTRHEGEGKSMTEIWHALLKVLSNGRLVALILIVTGFWMVQHQLYATMPKYVLRMAGEGASPSWYANVNPLIVFLFVGLITQLMRKKTALFSMTVGMFIMPVSALCMAAGNLLEVESIDLGIFSLHPVAFMMIIGIVFQGFAESFISPRFLEYFSLQAPKGEEGMYLGFSHLHSFISSILGFGLSGFLLSKYCPDPKLFTDHAVWEQASAHAHYIWYYFVAIAATSAVALIVYGRITRKLDAENELAA, encoded by the coding sequence ATGAATAGTGAAGAGAAAACGATAAAAGAGCGCTTTTCCAGAGCCTTTTGGGTAGCCAACTCTGTTGAGTTGTTGGAAAGAGCTGCATATTATGGAGTATTCATTGTTATAACCATTTATTTATCAAGGATACTAAGCTTTTCTGATGTGGAAGCAGCCTTAATTTCAGGTTTGTTTTCAGGAGGATTGTATTTACTGCCAACTTTTAGCGGTGCTTTAGCCGATAAAATGGGTTTTAAAAATGCCTTGTTACTGGCATTTTCCCTTTTGAGTATAGGTTACGCAGGCCTGGCCGTTTTTCCAACATTATTGGAATCGGCAGGATTGGTTGAATATTCTAAAATTACCGTATTTACCGGATTAGAGCATAGTTCTCATAAATGGTTTATTATTCCAATTATTGTTCTGATAATGATTGGAGGATCTTTTATTAAATCAGTAATAACAGGAACTGTAGCAAAGGAAACAACAGTAGCTAATCGTGCCAGAGGATTTTCTATTTTCTATACCATGGTGAATATTGGTGCTTTTTCTGGAAAAACCATTGTGAAACCATTGCGTGAAGCAATGGGGAATGAGGGCCTAATTACCTTAAATTATTTCTCGGCTGGAGCAACTTTGCTGGGATTAGTAGCTGTGTATTTCTTTTTCAAGACCACTCGTCACGAAGGAGAAGGCAAGAGCATGACGGAAATTTGGCATGCTTTGTTAAAAGTACTTTCGAATGGCCGGTTGGTTGCTTTGATTTTGATTGTCACCGGATTTTGGATGGTGCAGCATCAACTGTATGCTACCATGCCTAAGTATGTGTTGCGTATGGCAGGAGAGGGAGCATCGCCATCGTGGTATGCCAATGTAAATCCATTAATTGTTTTTCTTTTTGTAGGATTAATTACTCAGTTGATGAGAAAGAAAACCGCTTTATTTTCAATGACCGTTGGTATGTTTATTATGCCTGTGTCGGCCTTGTGTATGGCCGCAGGAAATTTGTTGGAGGTTGAATCGATTGATTTAGGGATTTTTAGTCTGCATCCGGTTGCTTTTATGATGATTATTGGTATTGTATTTCAAGGTTTTGCAGAATCATTTATTTCTCCACGATTTTTAGAATATTTCTCCTTGCAAGCACCCAAGGGGGAAGAGGGGATGTATCTTGGCTTTAGCCATCTGCATTCATTCATCTCCTCTATTTTAGGATTTGGTCTGTCCGGATTTTTGTTGTCGAAATACTGTCCGGATCCAAAATTATTTACAGATCATGCGGTATGGGAGCAAGCTTCGGCTCATGCTCATTACATTTGGTACTATTTTGTTGCCATTGCTGCAACTTCAGCTGTTGCCCTTATTGTTTACGGACGAATTACAAGAAAATTGGACGCTGAAAATGAATTAGCAGCCTAA
- a CDS encoding polysaccharide biosynthesis tyrosine autokinase yields MKYIDEVMDYFDQKDSPDVKEFLYRLLSQWKMFAVCGALGILLAYFISKYSNPVYMMRSSLLIHVDAGETSAQSMFEGYKIQDKANIQNHLEILKSYTINRKAMRNLGWNQSWYKKQLFSDRGLYRHEPFEVQQMDGDNICSLPISIVQIDKKSYKIKVDGKADYKGDEVHVKFDKTAFFDRPFKNNYFHFIIKPKKEEIDKNENYFFVFNNLDALTLAYMESMTISVAEKKAELIHLRIDNSEPERGVDYLNELNWVYIQFGLIEKNKKSESTVRFIDSQLEGIVDSLQMAGQSFSNFRSKNRIVDLGQEAGVIVAKVEDLESQLSKAQITLDYYKNLLRNLGDVNQMKQVIAPSITGITDPSLDALVAKLTDLYGKREVLSYSVQEKNPSLVILNKEIQLIQQSLEENLQSMVANSRIEVQSLSARMETVREQLARMPKHEQKLVSMKRNFDLNNELYTFLLKKRAEAAIAKASNVSDSQIIDPARLATIVKIKPKTAINLLIGMFLGIGLPFLIIILKEFFNDNIQNKEEIMKKTQLPILGTIAHNKYSEAVPVFYHPRSAISESFRTLRTNLTYVLPNNPTKIIGIHSTIPEEGKSFAAVNLASIVAMNNKKVLLIGADLRKPKIESAFNLDNALGLSTYLISLSKCSEIIQKTHITNLHCVTSGPVPPNPAELLENGRFEQLLCEVEGKYDYIFIDNAPLSMVTDGIITGKFADANLFVLRRGFSHREQINFVNQLVVKGTLSNVSLVLNDVAMNGYQGKSSRNLSGNGYYYEDSSPGIVRRLWEKVSSN; encoded by the coding sequence ATGAAATATATAGATGAAGTAATGGATTATTTTGATCAAAAAGATAGTCCGGATGTGAAGGAATTTCTATATCGACTGCTATCGCAATGGAAGATGTTTGCGGTATGCGGAGCCTTGGGGATATTGTTGGCTTATTTTATTAGTAAGTACTCGAATCCTGTTTACATGATGAGGAGTTCTCTCCTAATTCATGTTGATGCAGGGGAAACCAGCGCTCAAAGTATGTTTGAAGGTTATAAAATTCAGGACAAAGCAAACATACAAAATCATTTAGAAATTCTAAAATCATATACCATTAACCGGAAGGCAATGAGAAACTTGGGTTGGAATCAATCCTGGTATAAAAAGCAGTTGTTTTCCGATAGAGGTTTGTATAGACATGAACCATTCGAAGTTCAGCAAATGGACGGAGATAATATATGCAGCTTACCGATTTCGATTGTTCAGATTGATAAGAAATCTTACAAGATTAAAGTAGATGGGAAAGCGGATTATAAAGGAGATGAAGTACATGTTAAATTTGACAAGACCGCTTTTTTCGATCGGCCATTTAAGAACAATTACTTTCATTTTATAATTAAGCCTAAAAAAGAGGAAATTGATAAAAATGAAAATTATTTTTTCGTTTTCAACAATTTGGATGCGCTTACTCTCGCGTATATGGAGAGTATGACTATTAGCGTAGCTGAGAAAAAGGCTGAACTGATTCATCTTCGGATTGATAATTCGGAACCCGAAAGAGGAGTTGATTATTTAAATGAATTGAATTGGGTTTACATTCAATTTGGTTTGATTGAAAAAAATAAGAAATCTGAAAGTACAGTGCGCTTTATTGATTCTCAGTTAGAGGGAATCGTGGATTCTCTTCAAATGGCAGGCCAGAGTTTTAGCAATTTCAGATCAAAAAACAGAATTGTTGATTTGGGGCAGGAGGCTGGCGTAATTGTAGCAAAAGTGGAGGATCTTGAAAGTCAGTTGTCCAAGGCTCAAATTACTTTGGATTACTATAAAAATCTGTTGCGTAATTTAGGCGATGTCAATCAAATGAAACAAGTAATAGCTCCTTCTATAACCGGGATTACAGATCCATCATTAGATGCGTTAGTGGCCAAATTGACTGATTTGTATGGAAAACGGGAAGTGCTTTCTTATAGTGTTCAGGAGAAAAATCCAAGTCTGGTTATCCTGAATAAGGAAATTCAGTTGATTCAGCAAAGTTTAGAGGAAAATCTTCAAAGCATGGTGGCTAACTCTCGAATCGAAGTGCAGAGTTTAAGCGCAAGAATGGAAACCGTTAGAGAGCAATTGGCCCGAATGCCAAAGCACGAGCAAAAACTGGTTAGTATGAAAAGGAACTTCGATTTAAACAACGAACTTTATACTTTTCTACTGAAAAAACGAGCAGAAGCTGCTATTGCCAAGGCATCTAATGTGTCCGATTCGCAAATAATCGATCCGGCAAGATTGGCGACTATCGTCAAAATTAAACCCAAAACAGCAATTAATTTACTAATAGGCATGTTTTTGGGGATTGGTCTTCCTTTTTTAATCATTATTCTAAAAGAATTCTTTAATGATAATATCCAGAACAAAGAAGAAATCATGAAGAAGACACAACTTCCTATTTTGGGGACTATTGCTCATAATAAATACAGCGAAGCAGTTCCTGTGTTTTATCATCCCCGATCGGCTATATCTGAGTCTTTTAGAACCTTGCGGACAAATCTAACTTATGTACTGCCCAATAATCCGACTAAAATTATTGGAATTCATTCAACCATACCCGAAGAAGGAAAATCATTTGCGGCGGTTAATTTGGCAAGCATTGTTGCCATGAATAACAAGAAGGTTTTATTGATTGGTGCAGATTTGCGAAAGCCAAAAATAGAATCCGCTTTTAATTTGGATAATGCGCTTGGTTTAAGCACCTATTTAATCAGTCTTAGCAAATGCAGTGAGATCATTCAGAAAACACACATCACAAATCTTCACTGTGTAACCTCCGGACCGGTTCCTCCCAATCCGGCTGAGTTACTCGAAAATGGCAGATTTGAGCAATTGTTATGCGAAGTGGAAGGGAAATACGATTATATATTTATCGACAATGCGCCTCTTTCCATGGTTACGGATGGAATCATCACGGGTAAATTTGCAGATGCTAATTTATTTGTTCTCCGACGGGGATTCAGTCATCGGGAACAGATTAATTTTGTGAATCAGTTGGTAGTAAAAGGCACTTTATCAAATGTTTCCTTGGTATTAAATGATGTTGCCATGAATGGATATCAAGGCAAATCATCCAGAAACTTAAGTGGTAATGGTTACTATTATGAAGACAGTTCGCCGGGAATCGTTAGGCGGTTGTGGGAAAAGGTCTCCAGTAATTAA
- a CDS encoding 2Fe-2S iron-sulfur cluster-binding protein yields MIKYRATFYKMVFLWDKLLKSPYFKKKTIESWKIMEQEFYRILIAAIHKPIKEAVTLSFQIPDELLSVFKFYPGQHLCFRFVVNGVEERRMYSLHNSPYVKALYQVTVKIQKDGLISNYMANNLKAGDILEVSVPQGDFMVKPDEKAGKNYYFFAAGSGITPIYSMLTSIMLAEPNSKAFLLYGNRSVPGILFGSELLEWQAKYPERLKITQTLSKRFLDFSITPWNGKRGRINEELVKTFLYENRSDAEKSEYYICGPDGMNQMVQDVLIDMGVSSKDIHFEYFSTQHIEYEEGLTAVKNALVDARIRNENYQVRLAEDETILEGLKRIGAPAPYFCQGGICGTCKAHLIEGEVKMKTTMALSDEDLKNNRILTCQSLVQTARLKIEFK; encoded by the coding sequence ATGATAAAATACAGAGCCACCTTTTATAAGATGGTTTTTTTATGGGATAAATTGCTGAAATCTCCGTATTTTAAGAAAAAAACAATAGAAAGCTGGAAAATTATGGAACAGGAATTTTACCGCATACTCATAGCTGCAATTCACAAGCCTATAAAAGAAGCTGTAACATTAAGCTTTCAAATACCCGATGAGCTGTTATCGGTTTTTAAGTTTTATCCGGGACAACACCTTTGTTTTCGGTTTGTTGTAAATGGAGTGGAAGAGCGAAGAATGTATTCGCTGCACAATTCTCCATATGTAAAAGCTTTGTATCAGGTAACAGTAAAGATTCAGAAAGACGGATTGATTTCCAATTACATGGCGAACAATTTAAAAGCAGGAGATATTTTAGAAGTATCTGTTCCTCAAGGGGATTTTATGGTGAAACCAGATGAGAAGGCGGGCAAGAACTATTATTTTTTTGCAGCTGGAAGTGGAATCACACCCATTTATTCGATGCTTACATCCATAATGCTGGCCGAACCAAACAGTAAAGCGTTTTTGCTTTACGGAAATAGGAGTGTGCCCGGGATTTTGTTTGGCAGTGAATTATTGGAGTGGCAGGCAAAATATCCTGAGCGATTGAAAATTACCCAAACTCTTTCGAAACGATTTTTAGATTTTTCCATCACCCCCTGGAATGGAAAACGTGGCCGGATAAATGAGGAGTTGGTGAAAACCTTTCTCTATGAAAATCGATCAGATGCCGAAAAATCAGAATACTATATTTGTGGACCAGATGGAATGAATCAAATGGTTCAGGATGTGCTTATTGATATGGGAGTTTCATCAAAGGACATTCACTTCGAGTATTTTTCAACTCAGCACATTGAGTACGAAGAGGGCCTGACAGCAGTGAAGAATGCCCTGGTGGATGCAAGAATCAGGAATGAAAATTATCAGGTCCGTTTAGCGGAAGACGAAACCATTTTGGAAGGATTGAAACGAATTGGCGCGCCTGCTCCCTATTTTTGTCAGGGCGGTATTTGCGGTACCTGCAAAGCTCATCTGATTGAAGGGGAGGTGAAAATGAAAACAACAATGGCTTTAAGTGACGAAGATTTGAAGAACAATAGAATCCTAACCTGTCAATCGTTGGTGCAGACTGCCAGGTTGAAAATTGAATTTAAATAA